In Promicromonospora sp. Populi, one genomic interval encodes:
- a CDS encoding tetratricopeptide repeat protein, whose protein sequence is MLTSQPGAAVARLVSPGRLLAPERRIVPFLGRTAELASLVEWCNGPDTVAVRLVSGARGVGKTRLAREAAYAMARAGWTCLNVPDGAEHAALAMVPDGAPALLIVDGAETRGSALAELLRSAARGRNGALRVLLVSLGAGQWFNRLTTTSLAARALLEPARTGEDLGAEVLPGQVDGRLVAAFVEPYALALGLPVPQVAVAAQAGGTPMLDLQAAALCAVLRAQAPDAQDVLPVDVSDALDELLEHERWTWFRSAEEAGVLGEAGFLPEAVDALVAAATLTGVRTPDAAQNLVSRVAAVVPGVQPGAAAAVGQWLLDLDPHRALPGRLVDPHLLAELTDIPGLLGACLSGASTAFARRAAQRAAAMVVERLAGRSEGLSPALDQLGAAVAALPDDYDALRSVSGVLPHPSLALGELRVEVALRTLAVTPEDDPAWRAEALRDVGVALVDVGRAADAERYVGPAVVLLGELAEADPQRYRSRLAALLVTLGTACSDQGRPWDALRCEAEAVDLLRLVEADHPGVVTLDLTMALSNLAVTLAELGQPLAALGPGREAVGLWRRLAEANPVRFSSGLARSQLNVARRLLELGRGAEALEPAEESLEVRRRLAAADPDEHICSLGSSLQVMGSVLADQGRTEEAVGYIDEAVRIRRRTAQENPGRYLAGLAESLQALGTQLSALGRWEEGLDLQQEAVGVRRRLAADRPGQYTAELAEALSDLGVTCSRLDRPQDALDAEREATRTWRELVRSDPRHRPRLVQSLENLTSILSVLKLGDEATLPAGEAVTLLRELAVEHPGVYRERLAGRLRKLALLLHDQERFDEAREARAEAGALGVD, encoded by the coding sequence ATGCTGACGTCACAACCCGGCGCGGCGGTCGCTCGTCTTGTCTCGCCAGGACGGCTGCTCGCCCCGGAACGACGCATCGTTCCGTTCCTCGGACGCACCGCCGAGCTGGCATCGCTCGTCGAGTGGTGCAACGGACCCGACACCGTCGCGGTACGCCTCGTCAGCGGCGCGCGCGGCGTCGGCAAGACGCGGCTGGCCCGCGAGGCCGCGTACGCCATGGCGCGCGCCGGCTGGACCTGCCTGAACGTGCCCGACGGCGCGGAGCACGCCGCCCTGGCCATGGTGCCCGACGGCGCCCCCGCACTCCTGATCGTCGACGGCGCCGAGACGCGCGGCTCAGCGCTCGCGGAGCTGCTGCGGTCCGCCGCGCGCGGCCGGAACGGCGCGCTGCGTGTGCTGCTGGTGTCCCTCGGTGCGGGGCAGTGGTTCAACCGGCTCACCACGACGAGCCTGGCGGCCCGGGCGCTGCTCGAACCGGCGCGCACGGGGGAGGACCTCGGGGCCGAGGTGCTGCCCGGGCAGGTGGACGGGCGGCTCGTGGCGGCCTTCGTGGAGCCGTACGCGCTGGCGCTCGGCCTCCCCGTGCCGCAGGTCGCGGTCGCCGCGCAGGCGGGCGGGACCCCGATGCTGGACCTGCAGGCCGCGGCGCTCTGCGCCGTCCTGCGCGCGCAGGCACCAGATGCGCAGGACGTGCTGCCGGTCGACGTGTCCGACGCCCTCGACGAGCTTCTTGAGCACGAGCGCTGGACCTGGTTCCGCAGTGCTGAGGAGGCCGGTGTGCTCGGCGAGGCCGGTTTCCTGCCGGAGGCCGTCGACGCTCTGGTCGCCGCGGCGACGCTGACGGGGGTGCGGACCCCGGACGCCGCCCAGAACCTCGTGAGCCGCGTCGCCGCCGTCGTACCGGGGGTGCAGCCGGGTGCGGCAGCCGCCGTCGGGCAGTGGCTGCTGGACCTGGATCCGCACCGGGCCCTGCCCGGGCGGCTGGTGGACCCGCACCTGCTGGCCGAGCTCACGGACATCCCGGGGCTGCTTGGGGCGTGCCTGTCGGGGGCGAGCACGGCGTTTGCCCGGCGGGCCGCGCAGCGCGCGGCCGCGATGGTCGTCGAACGGCTCGCCGGACGGTCCGAGGGCCTGAGCCCCGCGCTCGACCAGCTCGGCGCTGCGGTCGCCGCCCTCCCCGACGACTACGACGCCCTGCGCTCGGTCTCCGGAGTGCTGCCCCACCCGTCGCTCGCGCTCGGCGAGCTGCGCGTAGAGGTTGCCCTGCGCACGCTCGCGGTGACGCCGGAGGACGACCCGGCGTGGCGCGCCGAGGCCCTGCGCGACGTCGGGGTGGCGCTCGTCGACGTGGGCCGCGCGGCCGACGCCGAACGGTACGTGGGGCCCGCCGTCGTGCTGCTGGGCGAGCTCGCCGAGGCGGACCCGCAGCGGTACCGATCCCGGCTGGCCGCGCTGCTCGTCACCCTCGGCACCGCCTGCTCCGACCAGGGGCGCCCCTGGGACGCGCTGCGCTGCGAGGCGGAGGCGGTGGACCTGCTGCGGCTCGTCGAGGCGGACCACCCGGGCGTTGTCACCCTCGACCTGACGATGGCGCTGTCGAACCTGGCCGTGACCCTGGCCGAGCTGGGGCAGCCACTGGCTGCGCTCGGCCCCGGCCGGGAGGCGGTAGGGCTCTGGCGGAGGCTCGCGGAGGCAAACCCGGTCCGGTTCTCCTCGGGGCTGGCCCGGTCCCAGCTCAACGTGGCCCGGCGGTTGCTGGAGCTCGGCCGGGGCGCGGAGGCGCTGGAGCCGGCCGAGGAGTCGCTGGAGGTCCGACGGCGCCTGGCCGCCGCCGATCCGGACGAGCACATCTGCAGCCTGGGCAGCTCGCTGCAGGTCATGGGCAGCGTGCTTGCCGATCAGGGCCGCACCGAAGAGGCGGTGGGGTACATCGACGAGGCCGTCCGGATCCGGCGGCGGACCGCCCAGGAGAACCCGGGCCGGTACCTGGCAGGACTCGCGGAATCGCTCCAGGCGCTGGGCACGCAGCTCTCGGCCCTCGGCCGGTGGGAGGAGGGCCTCGACCTGCAGCAGGAGGCGGTCGGCGTGCGACGCCGGCTCGCGGCCGACCGTCCGGGGCAGTACACCGCGGAGCTCGCCGAGGCGCTGTCCGACCTCGGTGTCACCTGCTCCCGGCTGGACCGGCCGCAGGACGCCCTCGACGCCGAGCGCGAGGCGACCCGGACCTGGCGCGAGCTGGTCCGCTCCGACCCCCGCCACCGCCCCCGGCTGGTGCAGTCCCTGGAGAACCTCACCTCGATCCTCTCCGTCCTCAAGCTCGGCGACGAGGCGACGCTGCCGGCCGGCGAGGCGGTCACGCTCCTGCGGGAGCTCGCCGTCGAGCACCCCGGGGTGTACCGGGAGCGGCTGGCGGGGCGCCTGAGGAAGCTGGCGCTCCTGCTGCACGACCAGGAACGGTTCGACGAGGCGCGAGAGGCCAGGGCGGAGGCGGGGGCGCTCGGCGTCGATTGA
- a CDS encoding DEAD/DEAH box helicase — protein MTEQTTLPSPAAADAPASSPRPGPPRSWKPRAARRVVEQAQALLDDAKLLTTADHGLRERVRDAYTATREVRVHAVLRTVGVTALEDRRKKLRVAVLEKAGYKSATQVLVAGTDRLVEAGIGAGTAKLATSAVRELADEVDADLRFRIDVDPDDPYATVLVQTLYAFGLATDARHRHLDEARRVAAVVPAHLEPARTATSVWRRLVAPADRKAAALRAVSALADQVAGARLTDDARAVRAAVGQPPEGAEVWADFEARSAEYYGLLSQVVDLGDDHEAAEGGLPADVVRRVEAQPLDRTLLRANLRGYQQFGAKYALVQRRTILGDEMGLGKTMQSIAVAAHLVATGSTHVLVVCPASVVTNWKREVEQHSDLTAVVMHGNDREQAAAGWLDGGGVAITTFEVLGRLDLPYDLRPALLVVDEAHYVKNPETIRGREVRRWADRSDRVLFLSGTPMENKVAEFKNMVGYLQPEVAGQLDPNAGLSGAKAFRRIVAPAYLRRNQEDVLTELPEMVQVEEWEQFGPVDGAAYRAAVLAGNFMAMRRAAFAVSDAEESAKLVRLRELVTEAVDGGRRVIVFSYFLSVLEQVMDLLGDLAVGPLNGSVPVSERQAMVDALSEPGGPAVLVSQITAGGVGLNVQAASVVIFCEPQVKPTIEAQAVARAHRMGQTRTVQVHRLLVETSVDQRMMEILGSKAALFEEFARHSEITDASPSAVDVEAPAEASLSRTILAEEKERLSRAI, from the coding sequence ATGACCGAGCAGACGACCCTCCCCAGCCCAGCCGCAGCAGACGCCCCCGCCAGCTCGCCCCGCCCCGGCCCGCCCCGGTCGTGGAAGCCCCGCGCGGCCCGCCGGGTAGTGGAGCAGGCCCAGGCGCTGCTCGACGACGCCAAGCTGCTCACCACCGCCGACCACGGCCTGCGCGAGCGGGTCCGCGACGCCTACACGGCCACCCGCGAGGTGCGCGTCCACGCCGTCCTGCGCACGGTCGGTGTCACGGCCCTGGAGGACCGGCGCAAGAAGCTGCGCGTCGCCGTCCTGGAGAAGGCCGGGTACAAGAGCGCCACCCAGGTCCTCGTCGCGGGCACCGACCGGCTCGTCGAGGCGGGCATCGGCGCCGGCACCGCCAAGCTCGCTACCTCGGCGGTCCGCGAGCTCGCCGACGAGGTCGACGCCGACCTGCGGTTCCGCATCGACGTCGACCCCGACGACCCGTACGCCACCGTGCTCGTCCAGACCCTGTACGCGTTCGGGCTGGCCACCGACGCCCGGCACCGGCACCTCGACGAGGCGCGCCGCGTGGCCGCCGTCGTGCCCGCGCACCTGGAGCCCGCCCGGACCGCCACCAGCGTCTGGCGGCGGCTGGTCGCGCCCGCCGACCGCAAGGCCGCCGCGCTCAGGGCCGTCTCGGCGCTCGCGGACCAGGTGGCCGGTGCGCGGCTGACGGACGACGCTCGCGCGGTACGCGCCGCCGTCGGGCAGCCGCCCGAAGGGGCCGAGGTGTGGGCGGACTTCGAGGCGCGGTCCGCGGAGTACTACGGCCTGTTGTCGCAGGTGGTGGACCTGGGTGACGACCACGAGGCCGCCGAGGGCGGCCTGCCCGCCGACGTCGTGCGGCGGGTCGAGGCGCAGCCGCTGGACCGGACCCTGCTGCGCGCCAACCTGCGTGGCTACCAGCAGTTCGGCGCCAAGTACGCGCTGGTGCAGCGGCGCACGATCCTCGGTGACGAGATGGGCCTGGGCAAGACCATGCAGTCCATCGCGGTGGCCGCGCACCTCGTGGCCACCGGCAGCACGCACGTGCTGGTGGTGTGCCCGGCGAGCGTGGTGACCAACTGGAAGCGCGAGGTGGAGCAGCACTCCGACCTGACCGCCGTGGTGATGCACGGGAACGACCGTGAGCAGGCAGCGGCGGGCTGGCTGGACGGCGGCGGCGTCGCCATCACGACGTTCGAGGTGCTCGGCCGGCTCGACCTGCCCTACGACCTGCGGCCCGCGCTCCTGGTCGTCGACGAGGCGCACTACGTGAAAAACCCCGAGACCATCCGCGGCCGCGAGGTGCGGCGCTGGGCCGACCGGTCCGACCGCGTCCTGTTCCTTAGCGGCACCCCGATGGAGAACAAGGTCGCCGAGTTCAAGAACATGGTGGGCTACCTCCAGCCGGAGGTCGCGGGCCAGCTCGACCCCAACGCCGGCCTGTCGGGCGCCAAGGCGTTCCGCCGGATCGTCGCGCCTGCCTACCTGCGCCGCAACCAGGAGGACGTGCTCACCGAGCTGCCCGAGATGGTGCAGGTCGAGGAGTGGGAGCAGTTCGGCCCGGTCGACGGCGCCGCCTACCGCGCCGCCGTGCTCGCGGGGAACTTCATGGCGATGCGGCGGGCCGCCTTCGCGGTGTCCGACGCGGAGGAGTCGGCGAAGCTGGTGCGCCTGCGCGAGCTTGTCACCGAGGCGGTCGACGGTGGCCGCCGCGTCATCGTCTTCTCCTACTTCCTGTCGGTGCTGGAGCAGGTGATGGACCTCCTCGGGGATCTCGCCGTGGGACCGCTGAACGGATCGGTGCCCGTCTCCGAGCGGCAGGCCATGGTGGACGCCCTGTCCGAGCCCGGCGGGCCCGCGGTGCTGGTCAGCCAGATCACAGCCGGGGGAGTCGGGCTGAACGTGCAGGCGGCGAGCGTCGTCATCTTCTGCGAGCCCCAGGTCAAGCCCACCATCGAGGCGCAGGCCGTGGCACGGGCGCACCGCATGGGCCAGACCCGCACGGTCCAGGTGCACCGGCTCCTGGTCGAGACCTCCGTCGACCAGCGCATGATGGAGATCCTCGGCTCCAAGGCGGCCCTGTTCGAGGAGTTCGCCCGGCACTCGGAGATCACCGACGCGTCGCCGTCGGCCGTGGACGTCGAGGCACCGGCCGAGGCCTCGCTGTCGCGCACCATCCTCGCCGAGGAGAAAGAACGGCTCAGCCGCGCTATCTGA
- a CDS encoding pyridoxamine 5'-phosphate oxidase family protein yields the protein MTNQASDQPTGRPSRFGGIPVTTVEELREIIPPPLGPAAGKVRTALHDLDRQWLEASPLCLVATSDADGNVDVSPKGDPAGSLVRVLDEHTIAIPERPGNRRVDGFLNVLANPHVGLIFVVPGRGDTLRINGAARLVRDAPYLAGLQVRRNVPVLALEVDISEVFYHCSKAFLRSKTWDPEAWDLETVPSRAVISHTLERPEQTLAQVEAYYGPQYAETIYG from the coding sequence ATGACCAACCAGGCGAGCGACCAGCCGACCGGCCGGCCGAGCAGGTTCGGCGGGATTCCGGTGACCACCGTCGAGGAGCTCCGCGAGATCATTCCCCCGCCCCTCGGCCCGGCCGCGGGCAAGGTGCGCACGGCCCTCCACGACCTCGACCGGCAGTGGCTGGAGGCCTCGCCGTTGTGCCTGGTCGCGACCTCGGACGCCGACGGCAACGTCGACGTCTCCCCCAAGGGCGACCCGGCCGGCTCCCTGGTGCGGGTGCTGGACGAGCACACGATCGCGATCCCCGAGCGCCCCGGCAACCGCCGCGTCGACGGGTTCCTCAACGTGCTGGCCAACCCGCACGTGGGGCTCATCTTCGTGGTCCCCGGCCGCGGGGACACGCTGCGGATCAACGGTGCGGCCCGCCTGGTGCGCGACGCGCCCTACCTCGCCGGGCTCCAGGTGCGCCGCAACGTCCCGGTGCTCGCGCTGGAGGTCGACATCAGCGAGGTCTTCTACCACTGCTCCAAGGCGTTCCTGCGCTCCAAGACCTGGGACCCCGAGGCCTGGGACCTGGAGACGGTGCCCAGCCGGGCCGTCATCTCGCACACCCTGGAGCGGCCGGAACAGACGCTCGCGCAGGTCGAGGCGTACTACGGCCCGCAGTACGCTGAGACGATCTACGGATGA
- a CDS encoding glutamate--cysteine ligase, producing the protein MTGSGALRTIGVEEELMLVGHDGAPVPRAQAVLDSAEPGDGPLEPELMEEQIETATPPHATIEEVAASIRAGRAGAQAAADRHDARIAALGTSPLPFDGTTVGKLRYLSARKEFGLTAREQLTSGCHVHVSVADDAEGVAVLDRIGPWLAPLLALSANSPYWMGVDSGYSSFRSQVWARWPTAGPTRLFGTPEAYHAAVDGLVATGTILDQGMVYFDARLSATYPTVEIRVADVCLSADTATLLAALARGLVETAARAADSPPPDAPVEILRTAHWRAGRSGLAGDLVDPRTWRPAPAHDVVGALVDHVRDALVDSGDLDTVTELLGNHWAGGDAAARQRAWALEADGDLGVVALRAADATLA; encoded by the coding sequence ATGACGGGTTCCGGGGCACTGCGGACCATCGGCGTCGAGGAGGAGCTGATGCTGGTCGGGCACGACGGGGCTCCGGTCCCGCGCGCCCAGGCCGTGCTCGACAGCGCCGAGCCCGGTGACGGGCCGCTCGAGCCTGAGCTCATGGAGGAGCAGATCGAGACGGCCACGCCGCCGCACGCGACGATCGAGGAGGTCGCCGCGTCGATCCGGGCCGGCCGGGCGGGCGCCCAGGCGGCGGCCGATCGGCACGACGCCCGGATCGCCGCGCTCGGCACCTCGCCGCTGCCGTTCGACGGCACGACGGTCGGCAAGCTCCGGTACCTCTCGGCGCGCAAGGAGTTCGGCCTCACCGCCCGTGAGCAGCTCACGAGCGGCTGCCACGTGCACGTATCGGTGGCCGATGACGCCGAGGGCGTGGCGGTGCTGGACCGGATCGGGCCGTGGCTCGCACCGCTGCTGGCCTTGTCGGCGAACTCGCCCTACTGGATGGGTGTCGACTCCGGGTACTCGAGCTTCCGCTCCCAGGTCTGGGCCCGCTGGCCCACAGCCGGTCCGACGCGGCTGTTCGGCACCCCCGAGGCGTACCACGCGGCTGTCGACGGCCTGGTCGCGACCGGCACGATCCTGGACCAGGGCATGGTCTACTTCGACGCGCGCCTGTCGGCGACGTACCCCACCGTGGAGATCCGCGTCGCCGACGTGTGCCTCTCCGCGGACACGGCCACGCTGCTGGCCGCGCTGGCCCGCGGCCTGGTGGAGACGGCGGCGCGGGCGGCCGACTCGCCGCCGCCCGACGCGCCCGTCGAGATCCTGCGCACCGCGCACTGGCGGGCCGGGCGCTCGGGGCTCGCCGGCGACCTCGTGGATCCCCGGACCTGGCGGCCGGCCCCGGCGCACGACGTCGTCGGCGCGCTGGTGGACCACGTACGCGACGCCCTGGTGGACTCCGGCGACCTCGACACCGTGACCGAGCTGCTCGGCAACCACTGGGCCGGGGGCGACGCCGCGGCACGCCAGCGCGCCTGGGCTCTCGAGGCCGACGGCGACCTCGGCGTCGTAGCGCTGCGAGCGGCGGACGCAACCCTGGCGTGA
- the dxs gene encoding 1-deoxy-D-xylulose-5-phosphate synthase, translating into MGLLSDIRIPEDVRAMTPGQMPELAEEIRRFLVESVSRTGGHLGPNLGVVELTIAMHRVFDSPRDTIVFDTGHQAYVHKLLTGRQDFSDLRKRGGLSGYPSRAESPHDVVENSHASTALSWADGIAKANQVRGTNNHVVAVIGDGALTGGMAWEALNNIAESRDRKLVVVVNDNGRSYSPTIGGLANHLDTLRTTSGYESFLSWGTRALNRSGPPGRFAWRWLHGLKKGLKDVVAPQGLFEDLGIKYIGPVDGHDTEALERALGRAKAYGRPVIVHAITEKGRGYKPAEEDIADRFHAVGVIHPETGLPVAASRFGWTKVFADEIVKIGRRRPDVVAITAAMLHPVGLAPFKEQFPERTFDVGIAEQHAVTSAAGMAFAGLHPVVAVYATFLNRAFDQVLMDVALHKAGVTFVLDRAGITGEDGASHNGMWDMAMLRIVPGLRLAAPRDETTLRDALRTAVDVDDAPTVVRYPKGAVGEDIPAVEALDGVDVVGRFSPDANRPQGPVPRRVLVVGVGSMVACAMETGAALAAHGIEATVAAPTWVLPVPENLVKLCGEHDLVVTVEDGVVDGGIGDMLAQRAGEQGITTPQVHIGLPVAFLDHASRDQIVGAQRMTAADATRDALAALALL; encoded by the coding sequence ATGGGTCTGCTGAGCGATATCCGCATCCCCGAGGACGTCCGGGCGATGACGCCCGGCCAGATGCCGGAGCTCGCGGAGGAGATCCGCAGGTTCCTCGTGGAGAGCGTCTCGCGCACCGGCGGCCATCTCGGCCCGAATCTTGGTGTCGTCGAGCTGACCATCGCCATGCACCGCGTCTTCGACTCGCCGCGCGACACCATCGTGTTCGACACCGGCCACCAGGCCTACGTGCACAAGCTGCTCACCGGCCGCCAGGACTTCTCCGACCTGCGCAAGCGCGGCGGCCTGTCCGGCTACCCGAGCCGCGCCGAGTCCCCGCACGACGTCGTGGAGAACTCCCACGCGTCGACCGCCCTGTCCTGGGCGGACGGCATCGCCAAGGCCAACCAGGTGCGCGGCACCAACAACCACGTGGTGGCCGTGATCGGCGACGGTGCGCTGACGGGCGGCATGGCCTGGGAAGCCCTGAACAACATCGCGGAGAGCCGGGACCGCAAGCTTGTCGTCGTCGTCAACGACAACGGCCGGTCCTACTCGCCGACCATCGGCGGGCTCGCCAACCACCTCGACACGCTGCGCACCACCAGCGGCTACGAGTCGTTCCTGAGCTGGGGCACGCGGGCCCTGAACCGCTCCGGCCCGCCCGGACGCTTCGCGTGGCGCTGGCTGCACGGCCTGAAGAAGGGCCTCAAGGACGTCGTCGCCCCGCAGGGCCTGTTCGAGGACCTGGGCATCAAGTACATCGGCCCCGTCGACGGCCACGACACCGAGGCGCTCGAACGGGCGCTCGGCCGCGCCAAGGCTTACGGCCGCCCCGTGATCGTGCACGCCATCACCGAGAAGGGCCGCGGCTACAAGCCGGCGGAGGAGGACATCGCCGACCGGTTCCACGCCGTCGGCGTCATCCACCCCGAGACCGGGCTGCCCGTCGCGGCCAGCCGGTTCGGCTGGACCAAGGTGTTCGCCGACGAGATCGTGAAGATCGGCCGTCGCCGGCCCGACGTCGTCGCGATCACCGCCGCGATGCTGCACCCCGTGGGGCTCGCGCCCTTCAAGGAGCAGTTCCCGGAGCGCACCTTCGACGTCGGCATCGCCGAGCAGCACGCCGTGACGTCCGCCGCTGGGATGGCGTTCGCCGGCCTGCACCCCGTCGTCGCCGTGTACGCGACGTTCCTGAACCGGGCGTTCGACCAGGTCCTGATGGACGTCGCCCTGCACAAGGCGGGCGTCACCTTCGTGCTGGACCGCGCGGGCATCACCGGCGAGGACGGCGCCAGCCACAACGGCATGTGGGACATGGCGATGCTGCGCATCGTCCCCGGCCTGCGCCTGGCCGCCCCGCGTGACGAGACGACGCTGCGCGACGCGCTGCGCACCGCCGTCGACGTCGACGACGCGCCGACGGTGGTCCGTTACCCCAAGGGCGCCGTCGGCGAGGACATCCCGGCCGTCGAGGCGCTCGACGGTGTGGACGTCGTGGGGCGGTTCTCCCCGGACGCGAACCGCCCGCAGGGCCCGGTGCCCCGCCGCGTGCTCGTGGTCGGTGTGGGCTCGATGGTGGCCTGCGCCATGGAGACCGGTGCGGCGCTGGCGGCGCACGGCATCGAGGCCACCGTCGCGGCGCCGACCTGGGTGCTGCCGGTCCCGGAGAACCTGGTCAAGCTGTGCGGCGAGCACGACCTCGTGGTCACGGTGGAGGACGGCGTGGTCGACGGCGGCATCGGCGACATGCTCGCGCAGCGCGCGGGGGAGCAGGGCATCACGACGCCGCAGGTGCACATCGGCCTGCCGGTGGCGTTCCTGGACCACGCGAGCCGCGACCAGATCGTCGGGGCTCAGCGCATGACCGCTGCCGACGCGACCCGCGACGCGCTCGCGGCGCTCGCCCTCCTATGA
- a CDS encoding GuaB1 family IMP dehydrogenase-related protein, which yields MRFLPGQTPATDLTYGDVFLVPSRSDVTSRFDVDLASDDGTGTTIPVVVANMTAVAGRRMAEAVARRGGLAIIPQDVPADVVAGVVANVKAKDPVIETPVVVAPQDTVHSVLNLLGKRAHGAAVVVEDNRPVGVVTESDCADVDRFTRVAEVMSAEPLLLDAALLDGPGGLEAAFDVLHSARLDLAPVVRDGLLSGVLTRKGALRSSIYAPALDASGRLRIGAAVGINGDVAAKAKDLLAAGVDVLVVDTAHGHQTKMLAALDAVRSVHPTVPVVAGNVVTADGVRDLVAAGADILKVGVGPGAMCTTRMQTGVGRPQFSAVLECAAAARELGKHVWADGGVRHPRDVALALAAGASQVMVGSWFAGTYESPGDLKSDGSGRLYKDSFGMASARAVAARTAGSGTAFARARKALYEEGISTGKMYLDPARPGVEDLLDEITSGLRSAATYAGARSLAEFADRAVVGIQSAAGYQEGKPVETSW from the coding sequence GTGCGATTCCTCCCCGGGCAGACCCCCGCCACCGACCTCACCTACGGCGACGTGTTCCTCGTCCCGTCCCGCTCGGACGTCACGTCCCGGTTCGACGTCGATCTTGCGTCCGACGACGGCACCGGCACCACCATCCCCGTGGTCGTCGCCAACATGACCGCCGTGGCGGGCCGCCGCATGGCGGAGGCCGTCGCGCGGCGCGGCGGCCTCGCGATCATCCCGCAGGACGTCCCCGCCGACGTCGTGGCGGGGGTGGTCGCGAACGTGAAGGCCAAGGACCCCGTCATCGAGACGCCGGTGGTCGTCGCGCCCCAGGACACCGTGCACAGCGTGCTGAACCTGCTCGGCAAGCGGGCCCACGGGGCCGCCGTCGTCGTCGAGGACAACCGGCCCGTGGGCGTCGTGACCGAGTCGGACTGCGCCGACGTCGACCGGTTCACCCGGGTCGCCGAGGTGATGTCCGCCGAGCCCCTGCTCCTGGACGCCGCCCTGCTGGACGGCCCGGGCGGGCTGGAGGCCGCGTTCGACGTGCTGCACTCCGCGCGCCTCGACCTGGCGCCAGTGGTGCGCGACGGGCTCCTGTCCGGCGTCCTGACCCGCAAGGGCGCGCTGCGCTCCTCGATCTACGCCCCGGCGCTCGACGCGTCCGGGCGCCTGCGGATCGGCGCCGCCGTCGGCATCAACGGCGACGTCGCCGCCAAGGCCAAGGACCTGCTCGCCGCGGGCGTGGACGTGCTCGTGGTCGACACGGCGCACGGGCACCAGACCAAGATGCTCGCCGCCCTGGACGCCGTCCGGTCCGTGCACCCGACGGTGCCGGTGGTGGCCGGCAACGTCGTCACCGCCGACGGGGTGCGCGACCTCGTGGCCGCCGGCGCCGACATCCTCAAGGTCGGCGTAGGCCCCGGCGCGATGTGCACCACCCGCATGCAGACCGGCGTCGGGCGCCCGCAGTTCTCCGCCGTCCTGGAGTGCGCGGCCGCCGCACGCGAGCTCGGCAAGCACGTCTGGGCCGACGGCGGCGTGCGCCACCCCCGCGACGTCGCCCTGGCGCTGGCCGCGGGCGCGTCGCAGGTGATGGTCGGCTCCTGGTTCGCCGGGACGTACGAGTCGCCCGGCGACCTGAAGTCGGACGGCTCGGGCCGGCTCTACAAGGACTCGTTCGGCATGGCCTCGGCCCGGGCGGTCGCGGCCCGGACCGCCGGGTCCGGCACCGCGTTCGCCCGGGCCCGCAAGGCCCTCTACGAGGAGGGGATCTCCACCGGCAAGATGTACCTCGACCCCGCCCGGCCGGGGGTCGAGGACCTGCTCGACGAGATCACCTCGGGCCTGCGGTCCGCCGCCACCTACGCGGGCGCCCGCTCGCTGGCCGAGTTCGCCGACCGCGCGGTGGTCGGCATCCAGTCGGCCGCCGGCTACCAGGAGGGCAAGCCGGTAGAGACGAGCTGGTGA